The Saprospiraceae bacterium genomic interval CAGGAACGTTATGATACAAAGGCCAAAAATTAGGGGACTGATCACCATAATAATAGGCAACATCTGCAACAAATAAACCTTGCTGAAGCATATAGCAGCAACGAGCTAAATAATCCATAAATGGTTTTAGCTTCGGCCAAAACACAACTTGCGGATTCATGTCTATTCCTGCATGATAGGAGCGACCGGGATATCCTGCCTCTAGCGGTGAATGGGCAAATCCATGATAGGTAATACGGTTAAGTCCTTCACAAAATGCTCTGTCCACCAATTTTTAAGTGTGAATGGACCATCTCTCCAACGACGCCACGTAGTCCAGGATTCAGCATCGACATAGGGCTTTCCATAAATATGTGCTGCACTGGCGATTTCTTTGACTAAGAAAAGATTTCTGGGATTTCCTAGCCAGAACTCTCCGCGCGGAATTCCTACATTCCCCAATGCTTTTAATGCATCTACCGGATTGGTATCCCAAAACGGCGATCCAGGTCCCCCGGCTTCGGCAGTAAGCTGTAGCCCATATTCGGCGCAAATTTCACTTCCGGTTTTATAATGACTAAATATTAAAAGATCACTAACCGTTTTTTGGTAATCATATTGAAATCTTTTACTCTCAGCATCATCCTTTATAGTCCATCCCAACAGAACAGGTAACCAGGCAACAGGATCGTAACCATGATGTTCCCGGAACCAATTACCAAATTTTGAAGTCCACTGAATACCGTCGAATAACTCCATACTATCGTCATCCAAAGTTTTTAATGGGGAATTGGGGTCACCACCCTTTTTTAGACCCAATTTGTTGATAATATATTTAAAGTGAAACTTAGTTGCCTCCGGATCAAGGAAATCGATGAACAACCCTTTTGAATTTGGGCTTGCAGCAATCAATTGCTGACCATTGTTACTACAGACAAAGCGAACAACGTGCCACTTTCCTTTAGGGGGGCTCCATTTCAATTTTCCATCTTTGAACTTTTCGCTGAGATTTAATACATCAGAAAGATCAGGAATAAGCTTATCCTCATTGCTGGGCCATGCAAGAACGGCAACATCCAGATACCATTTGGGCAGACCATCCGGCCCTTTGGGACAATTGAGTGGGACATCAGGAAAGGGAAGTATCTGACTGACTTGATCGGGACCAGTAATCACAATACTCGCAGAAAAAAGGTTCTTACTGGCCATGTCCGGAGGTACCCACGTACCACCGGAATTCCAGCCACTGGCGCAGACCAATCCAAGATCCATGTCCAACCGTTCAGCTTCTTTCATGGAGTGATGAATAAAATTCACAGACTCGGTACCCATAAATGGCGGCCCGACAGGAACAAATCCATTTGGATTTCTCATGGCTTCTGTGTCCCACATTAACAAGCCACCAAGTCCTTTGGCTTTTGCCTCTTCCAGATCACGGGTTAAACTGGCATTCGACACAGCACAGTTCAACCAGTCCCAATAAGCCCGTGGCCTGGCTTCTTTGCCTGGATCTCTGAATCCTTTAATAAGGCCAGGATACTGTGCTTCTGTATGACAACAGTATGCAAACATTGCCACCAAAATGGCTGCCACTTTCTTCAAATTATAATTCATAACCTATGGTTCAATTCTAAATACCATTTCTTAATTGTCCTTTAAACCTGGATGCAGCAGCGTACCGATTGATTATTTTTTTTACCCTGCCCCTATTTATTTCTGTTAAGATAAATATCAATATACTTTTTATCTAACTCCTCGGAATCCTTGTATTTCACTCGTAGCTTTTTTAGCTCCTGATGTAGTTTAGAAACTATAGCTGCATAAGCGGGATCATTGTACACATTGGTCATTTCCTGTGGATCTTTTTTTCGGTCATATAACTCCCATTCATCTACATCATAATAGAAATGAACTAACTTGTATTCTTTAGTCACTATGCCATAATGTCGTTTGACCATGTGCTCTGCCGGGTATTCATAGTAATGATAGTACACAGCCTCACGGTCCCAATGTTTTGTATCACCTTTCAAAAGTGGAACCAGGCTTTTTCCTTGCATATCTCCGGGAGCCTCTATTTGTGCTGCTTCTAAAAAAGTTTGTGCAAAGTCAAGATTCTGAACCATCTCATCATTCGTAGTGCCTGCGGTGATGACATGAGGCCAGCGGATCAACAATGGGGTTTTAAAAGATTCATTGTAGATAAATCTTTTATCAAACCAACCATGCTCTCCAAGATAAAACCCCTGATCAGAAGTATAAATGACGATAGTATTTTCAGCCAATCCACTTTCATCCAGGTAATTTAATACCCTTCCAACATTATCATCGACGGAAGAAATACAACCCAGGTAATCTTGCATATAGCGTTGATATTTCCAGCTTGCTTTTTCCTTCTCACTCATAGATAGCCAATGTGCTTTGAAATCATTTGAAATCGAATCTAATATTGGTTGATATAAAAGTTTTGTTCCTCATTCATACGAGTATATTCGCTTTCCTCGAAATAACTCCTGTTTCTTGGATCATCGAGAATGCCCATTTCGCCAATGTCTTCAGGAAGCACCTTATTGTCATAACTAAGGAGCATTTCATTGGATATGGTCATTTTAGCGGTCTTTGCAGCACTGCCCCTGTTTTTATAATCATCGAAAAAGTTTCAGGTTCGGGAAACACTTTCTTAGAAAACAACTTGAATTTTTCAGGACTTGGCCACCATGAACGGTGGGGAGCCTTGTGGAGGTACATCATCAAAAAAGGTTTTTCTTTATCCCTTTTTTTATCGAGCCAGTCGATAGTCAAATCAGTAATTATATCAGTTACATATCCGGTAATGGTAGTGTCACCCTTTGGCGTGATAAATTTGGGGTTGATATAGCTTCCCTGGCCTGGTAAAATCATGAAATCATCCACACCCTTTGGATTATTACCAAAGTGAAGCTTACCATACATTGCCGTTTGATATCCCGCTTTTTGAAACAATTCAGGAAATGTTTTTTGGGTAGTATCAAATGGCATGATGTTGTCAATCTTACCATTGATGTGTGTGTGTTTGCCTGTGAGTATAGTAGCCCGGGACGGCGCGCAAATTGAATTGGTAACGCTTGCATTGGTAAATAGCATTCCTCCCTTGGCTATTTTATCAATATTCGGAGTATTTATCAGCCGATTTGAATAGGCACTGATAGCCTGATAGGCATGATCATCAGCCATGATAAATAGAATATTGGGCCTTTTATGATTGTTATTCTTTTGAGGTGCCTGACATGACCCAAAGAAGAAAATTAAAACGGCTAACACCGTATGAGGAAATATATTTTTTATCATTTTTTATTTTTTATCTATTAACCCAAGAGAAGGTATTAATTTTTTTTCGAAACTGTAATGATGTATTCTCCCTCACTCAATTTAAAACGACCCGTTTGCAGCCCTTCAATCTTTTTTGATTCGATATTGCCATGTTTACGTTTAATTTCTATTTTTTGGTATTGATTAAGGGAAAGAATAACATTTGCAATACTTGAACCAGGAATGGTCATTTCGTATTGATAGAGCCCCCCCTTTCCTCTTCTCCAATTAGATACAATTTTTCCATGGGGAGAATTATAAGTGCAGTTAACATACTCCAGTCTCTTTGGGATTGAAGGAGCCAGCGTAAACTCTTTAAATCCAGGTGATTCGGGATCAGGTCGAATCCCACCCAGCCAACGGTAATACCATTCTGTGACTGTTCCGAACATGGGATGACAATTGGAGAAAGTATTGTCGCTCTCCTGCCATGTTTCCCAAATAGTTGTTGCTCCCTGATTGATCATATAGCCCCAACCCGGATAGGTAGTACTGTTGACAATTTCAAAAACTGAGTCAGGAGAAATGAATTCGGAAATAGTTTCCAGAACATATTTGGTACCAAAAATGCCTGTATTAAAATGTCCTGAGGGACCGTTTCGGACCGCATTTAATAAGGAATACGTTGCTGCACCTATTTCTTCAGCAGGTACTATTCCATGATAAAGTAATGTTGAGAATAGAGTTTGCCGATTGATTTCTTCACTTACCGGACGATCCCAAAATTTAGCTTTGACTTTTGTTACGAGCCTATCAGATAGTTGCCTATACTTATTTTCTTTTTCTTTATCTCCCATAAGTGAAGCAAATTTCTGCATGATGCGAGCACATTGAATGTAATGACAGGTGCCCGTCAATTGAACCGGAACCGGTGCCAGCGATTCATGATCACTAAGGCCTTGGTCCACCATTCCTTCCGGATGAATCCTGGCAACTTTATCCATCCATTGGTTATTCAATGCATAAAGTTCTTTGATAATCCCGGTATCGTTGTAGTAGAGATAAAGGTAATACTGGGTGGTCAGGAATGCTGACTCCCAGCTAATCCCACAGTATTTTATTCCTACAAAAGGTGCTGTATCCACAAATGAAGAGTCATTCATGGCATCAACCCAATCATATATCGTTTTGCGATAAAACGCCTGCATATCAAAATTGTAAATGAATGACTCACTGGTAGCATTCAGGTCTCCCCCATATCCGAATTTCTCTCTTGCAGCACAATCGGATTGAACACTTACCAGGTTTGAAAGAAATGTCCGTTCAGTAGCCTTTTGAATTGAATTCAATAGTGCTGAAGAACTGGTGAAACTATTGTTATCGGTCACGTTAGTGTGAATGGCCAGTCCTTTAATATCTGACAATCCAGGTTTTGATTTTAATCCAACAATCTCTATATATCTGTAAACATGGTATGTAAACTCAGGTTGGAACCAGGCATTTGGGTTATTACCAATAATGTAGCTATCTGTTTGCCAGGTAATATCAGGTGCCCCGGGGCCACCTATTCCCTTTTTTGATCTGACCGATGACAGTGGTCATTGGATTTAAGGTTCCATCGTCATAAACTCGTTCGCCAAATCTAAAAGATATGGTATCACCCAGACTACCAGACAGTTTTATTTTATAAGTCCCGGCAAAATTTACCCCCATATCTATAATCCAAATTCCTGTACCAGGAGAATAAACCTTTACCGGTGTAATTTCTTCAGTGATCTGAACCGAAGGAAAAAAAGCTTTTTGCAGCTTTCCACCCGGCTTATTTCCGATTTTTGCTAACTTCCATAAACGTTCATCAAAACCGAAAAGGTCCCAACCTTTTAACTCCTTTCGTGCGTCATAAGCCACACCCAGATAAACACTATTTTTTCTAATGGGACCATAACTGTATTTCCACGTAGTATCTGAAATTATCTCTCTCGAGGTACCATTCTTGTAATTAATAACTAATTTGGCTAAAAATGCAGGTTTCCCAACTGTAAGGTCATTTCTCAAATTCCAGCGGCCCCACTTTCTAAGAGGCAAAGGGTTATAAAATCCATTACCGAGAGACACGCCCAGGCAGTTGCCCCCATTATCTATCAGGGAAGTAACATCGTATTCGGAATAATATATTCTTTTACTGAAATCGGTCCAGGCAGGATCGAGTACATTCTTTCCTAAGCGCTTACCATTCAATGAGGCATGGTAATAACCCGCTGCTGTTATGCATAATTTGGCTTTCTCCACTGAATTATTTACAGTAAATTCTTTTCGGAAAAGCGGAGATGGGTGATCAAGATAAAACAAGGAGTCGGTAGTAGGCAATTCACTTGCATCTGTAATCCATTGAGCATGCTGAAGCTCGATCTGACCTGAATTCTCTAGTCCTTTTTCACTTCTAGGGAGGATAAAAAGGGAAAGGAGAGTGATAATTATTTTGAAATTTGACATTTTATTTGCTTTCTTGATTTTCTTAATGAGATCACTTGTTATTTTAAGATAGAATTGAATTTATTTTTATACTACGCTTATCATTTAATCAGTTCGTATTTACTGGTGGGCCTCATCAAATACCGTTCTGGTGATTTCGTACAATAACTGTTTTCCTTCATTAATCACATCAGCCGCCGACCGGTTATTCAAAGTTTTACTGTTAAATGTATTCAGAAAATCGTTTAGTTTTTCCCTGGCAGTAACCGCTTTAGCTGATGTATTCTCAGCCAGCTCTTCCCGAAGTATTCTTATCTTTTCATAATCCTGAATTCCTTCCCTGAGTCTCTCAAAACGGAATGAACTGTATGCCTCTGGATAAATCAGGTAGGTATCACCACTCGGCCACTTAGTATATCTTGAATCATTTACCGGATTTTCAGGCCAGCTGTTATACGCCCACCTTAAAAAGCCATCAAATCCCTTCGCGGCTGCAAACCAACCTTCATAACAGGATTCTGAAGGAGGGGAAAAGGTGAAATTATTCGGTTTGGGAATACCACAAGCAACATAATAGGTTGTTTTAAGACCTGAATTTTTTCGATTTTCAATAACCTTTCCGGCAATACTATCCGCGTGTCTCCAGTTGGAACTAAAATCATATATGGACGAATTAATTTGTTCATAATAAAATCCAGCCATGGTGATTTTTAATTCAGGTACAGTTTGCTTTAAAAAAGTGAACATATTTTTCATTTCTTCCTCCTCCCGCTCATCCAGGGCCAGGCTGGTTATGTCCAGCCAGTTCTTTTTAATTAAGTGAGTTCTGAAGTCAAGTAGAAATCCACGCCATAGATTTTCATAGTCAAACGTGCCTGGAATGAGTTCCATGGATACCGTATCAGATTTGTTTTCATCAAACCAGGAGAATATATTCCTCACCGGTACCATGGAGTAACAGTTTATTTGATCTTTAATCCCACACTCCATAGCCAGGGTCACATACTGATCGAAAACGGAGTAATCATAATTCCAGGTTCCATCCTTTTTCTTTACCCATTGGATCATTGAACCAAAATCATCATATCCACCACCTCCATTCCAAGGATCATCAATTATGGTAGTGGTAATACATTTTTGCCCAGCCTCAGCGAGCTTTTTCAATAAGGGGCGTAATAAGTCAAGATGTTCCTTTGACCACATTGGCACCTTATGATATCTTGCTACTGCAAATGGATTTTGCCACAAATCCAAATGAAAAGCCCATTTTGATGGTGGTGGTAACTGCTTATTTTGAACTTCCAAATTAATTGTATGCGTTTCCGTACCGGATACTGATTGCCTGGTAATAATCCCTTTATATATTCCGGAAATTGCATTCGAAGGAATGTTCACAGATATCCATACCGGACGGGTACCTGGGGCATCAAACGAGAAGCTGTTTTCTTTGCTCAGCAAATCAGGACTGATATGTGCCGGGACTTTATTTTTATCCCTGGGGCCACATGATCCTGAGTGCTCATTTAAGAACTCATCCGACAGAACGTATTGTACAACAGAGATTGAAGTTCCTTCTTTGTCAATTTTATTATGATCGTTACTGAAACCGCTTGCTTTTATATTAATGTTTTCTTTATTTCCGGTCGACCATACAAGCAACATACAACTAACCCGTTCGCCCTTCCACCCCTGAAGCTTTATTGATGCCGCAATATTTCCCGGAGGAGGAATGCTTTTTGAATAGGCAATATCAATGGATCCGAAACCTGAGTGAATACCGGGGTTTACATTTTTCCAAACTGATATACCATATTTGTCAGGATCTGCAGGTTCATATCCTTGTCCTGTTTGCTGCTTATGACTACAAGACAATACGAAAACTAAAAACAGAACAAGTATGCCTTCGGAAACACTTTTTAATATTGTAATTTGGAAATGCTTCTTTTTTCTTAGCGTGATATAATTCCCTGGATTATGCGGCATTTAATTATTCATTATTTTATTTCTGTCTTTTCAATAAGAGAATTTTTACTTTTCCTGTCAAACCTGATTTCAACAAAGGATAGTCAGCTTTGAATTTATATTTAATGTTAGTGTTGGTAAACTGTTTTTTATCCGGATTTCTTACATCTCCCACTATACGGTTGTTCCAGGTATTTATTACCCGGACGACTATATGATTGGATCCGGGTTTAAGGTATTTTGTGATATCTGCTTTATAGGGGAGCGTCCAGACAATACCACAATCCTTCCCATTCACAAAAACATGCGCCATCTCCTGAATATCCTCAAAAACAACAAACGCTTCGGTTCCTTTTGCTATATCATCTCCACTAACCGTAAAGTCTGTTTCATACATTGCTGATCCGGAATAGTATTTCGTTCCGTCATCATTAACATCTGTCCAGCTTACCAGGCTGTCAAGGTGGACTGAAACGGGGCCTCCCATCTCTTTATTGAACTTTATATTCCAATTGTAACTAATATCAATGGTTTTATTTAATTCACTGGCTTTGGGGTATTGATTGAAACCATATTGCAGATCATAATTTAACCCGGGATCGTTCTTTCCTGTCGTTTGGTTTTTGAACATTACAAATCTGGAGGCAAAGGGATCCATTTCGAATTCAATGCTGATCCCGTTTTCCGCTTTTGAATATTTCACTTTTCGCTGAATTAAACCGGTTTCGGCATCCCACAATTCAGGAATCTTATTTTCATCCACCCTGAAGACACAAGTTACTTTCTGCCGAATAGGTTTACTGTTTGACACAAAATATATTTCTTGTTCTTGGGTTCGACGATGCAGATAGTCAATATGCTGATCAGAATTATCTACTCCAATCACTTCCATATCGGGTGGAATTTGGCGATCTTCCAGAACTTGCTTTACCGTCTTTCCCCAGTAAATTGTTCCTTTCCCATATTTGTTTGAAAATATCTTCTTCCCGTCACAGTCTCCCCACATTTTTTCAGCTATGGATTTAACCTCATTATCACACGCAGGATAATTTTTTAAACTTGTTGCTCTTTGGGGTTTTGGCCCAATAATAATGGCCCCTTCATAAACCAGCGTATCCAGTTTTTTTAATACTTCCAATGAAATGTCCTCCCTGTCTGGAATCTGCATCATCCTGTAAGCCTGACCAGAAGGCAGCACCAACTGACCATTTTCAACTTTTAGTTGTTTGATGATGATATCAGCATTCATATAGTCGTAATCATAACCCGGCAACTTTCCCGGATTAATTGTTTTGAGCTGCCCGCAATGAAGGCAGTGGTCATCATCATACAGTGGTGTTATGTTAGGATCAATCCGGTCCGGAGGAACCCGGTTCGGTGCCTGGTCGCCGTAATAAAGACAAACATCCCCAACAAAATTTCCCTGCCGCAATAAATAGGAACACCTGCTGATATAATCCATAAAGGGTCTTACCATTTCCCACCAGGTTGTATTTACATTTAAATGTTCGCCGGCATGATAAGCAAATCCTGGTTTGCCGGCAATTTCAGGGTTATGAGCAAACGTATGGAAAACCACCTGGTTAAGGCCTTCACAAAAGGCGATGTCGATCAATTGTTTATAATCGGTTGGCCCCTGTTGCCAATTTTGCCAACCGGTTAGTGATTCAGCGGCCACTATTTTTTTACTGTATATATGTGCGGCACTGGCTGCTTCTTTGGTTACCCAGTGTTGTTTCCTGTTCCAGAATTCTCCCATAGGTATATCAGCATTGCCAAGCGCCTTCAGGGGATCCACCCTGGCATAACCACCGTGGCCCCCTTCAATGAACATCTCCATGCCATTTTGACTGGCAATATCGACAGACTGAGCGAAATGATTTTCAATAATCAGATCGCTGACCAGACGACTGAAGTCTCCCCGGAAGCGTTCAGCCATGATACTGTCTTTACCATTATATCCCTGGAGCAAAGGAAGAAAAGGCACAGGATCATATCCATAGCGGGATTTGAATTCCTGAATAAAACCCGGAGTCCAGTCTTTTGCCATCCACAATTCATAACTGTCAAGCTCAAAAAACTTTAAATGTGTGTCGGGGGTACTGACCTTGTTTAATCTTGTCAGAATGGTATCAAAATAATTTTTGGTGACCTGTCTACTTAAATGGTCAATCATCAATCCGCTTGAATTCGGACTCGGGCATTCCAGCGGCTGACCGGTGTTGCACATAAAAAAAGAAAGTACCGTCCACTTACCTTCAGGCACTTCCCAACTTATGTTTTTTTCTTCTGCGGTAAACTCATTGAGTTGGATTATTTTATCTTCAGAATAATCTATTTCCATAGTATTATTGTAAGGAAC includes:
- a CDS encoding DUF4091 domain-containing protein — encoded protein: MPHNPGNYITLRKKKHFQITILKSVSEGILVLFLVFVLSCSHKQQTGQGYEPADPDKYGISVWKNVNPGIHSGFGSIDIAYSKSIPPPGNIAASIKLQGWKGERVSCMLLVWSTGNKENINIKASGFSNDHNKIDKEGTSISVVQYVLSDEFLNEHSGSCGPRDKNKVPAHISPDLLSKENSFSFDAPGTRPVWISVNIPSNAISGIYKGIITRQSVSGTETHTINLEVQNKQLPPPSKWAFHLDLWQNPFAVARYHKVPMWSKEHLDLLRPLLKKLAEAGQKCITTTIIDDPWNGGGGYDDFGSMIQWVKKKDGTWNYDYSVFDQYVTLAMECGIKDQINCYSMVPVRNIFSWFDENKSDTVSMELIPGTFDYENLWRGFLLDFRTHLIKKNWLDITSLALDEREEEEMKNMFTFLKQTVPELKITMAGFYYEQINSSIYDFSSNWRHADSIAGKVIENRKNSGLKTTYYVACGIPKPNNFTFSPPSESCYEGWFAAAKGFDGFLRWAYNSWPENPVNDSRYTKWPSGDTYLIYPEAYSSFRFERLREGIQDYEKIRILREELAENTSAKAVTAREKLNDFLNTFNSKTLNNRSAADVINEGKQLLYEITRTVFDEAHQ